In Longimicrobium sp., the genomic stretch TATTCAAGGCTCGCGCAGCAGCGCGCGCACCAGGGTGTCGATGTTGCTGCGCACCATTCCGGCGTAGGTGCCGGCGGAGGTGCCCTCGTTGCCCAGCGCGTCGGAGTACAGCGACCCCCCGATCTGCACGTCGAAGCCCTGCGCCTGCACGGCTTCGCGCACGGCCTCGATGGTTCGCGGCGCGATGGACGTTTCCACGAACACGGCCGGGATGCGGCGCTCGGCGATGAATCCCGCCAGCGCGTGCACGTCGGCCGTCCCCGCCTCGGCGGCGGTGCTGATGCCCTGCAGCCCACGCACCTGGAACCCGTACCGCCGCCCGAAGTAGCTGAAGGCGTCATGCGCGGTGATCAGCACCCGCCGCTCGGCGGGAACGCGCTGGGCCTGCTGGTGCACGTAGGCATCCAGCTCCGCCAGCTCGCGCCGGTAGCGCCCGGCGTTGGCCCGGTACTCGGCCGCGTGCGCGGGGTCCGCCTCGCCCAGCGTCCGCGCGATCAGCCCCACGGTCATGGACCACAGGCGCACGTCGAACCACACGTGCG encodes the following:
- a CDS encoding metal ABC transporter solute-binding protein, Zn/Mn family translates to MRGLVAVLLAVGVAAGCAPPEPPDTGGRLTVVTTVGMIADVAKNVGGDRVRVVGLMGPGVDPHLYKASEGDVRRLYRADVVFYGGLHLEARMAEVLEEMGERTRVVAVTDSIPRDSLLRTPAFATYDPHVWFDVRLWSMTVGLIARTLGEADPAHAAEYRANAGRYRRELAELDAYVHQQAQRVPAERRVLITAHDAFSYFGRRYGFQVRGLQGISTAAEAGTADVHALAGFIAERRIPAVFVETSIAPRTIEAVREAVQAQGFDVQIGGSLYSDALGNEGTSAGTYAGMVRSNIDTLVRALLREP